The following proteins are co-located in the Lentibacillus sp. JNUCC-1 genome:
- a CDS encoding type IV toxin-antitoxin system AbiEi family antitoxin domain-containing protein has product MRYREQLERLIADNNGIVVTNEVEKRGIPRHYLTPLVREGKLDRVSHGVYVTPDAFEDEMYMLQMKRPKVVFSHETALFCHDLTDRDPLEWSVTVPNGYNATKLRNSGIQVYSVKKHYI; this is encoded by the coding sequence ATGAGGTATCGTGAACAATTAGAGCGTTTAATTGCAGATAACAATGGAATCGTAGTAACGAATGAAGTGGAAAAACGAGGTATCCCACGTCATTATTTAACGCCTCTTGTGCGAGAGGGGAAATTGGATCGGGTATCACATGGGGTTTATGTAACACCTGATGCCTTTGAAGATGAAATGTATATGCTTCAGATGAAAAGACCAAAAGTGGTATTCTCTCATGAAACAGCATTATTCTGCCATGATTTAACGGATAGGGATCCACTTGAATGGTCTGTAACCGTACCAAATGGATACAACGCCACAAAGTTAAGGAATTCAGGCATTCAAGTATACTCTGTAAAAAAACATTACATTTAA
- a CDS encoding DUF6119 family protein — protein sequence MSASHFTIYRLYGGGNWQSIINDFNEGKDEEEHLFIHTNREYRFRNISAYSLYTSVAKTSPNWGATLSELVNDLGEIENIRQSFVLFLKVGDESFAATGGNGYQVLEGVKDYNFGLELLSRLISQNDDVIKRVNDRYFTGNILGGNYQYNRRVTINTEADFNNFFNEIYVALPSDKITKKLGINITTKKKDYRFLAKDSIQLGKAMTLKELDSMLGSVLGLLKAQGYDINPFYRLNDKDHTTDELDMRLVQGFTDYLSGENFNVDFSIIPFYEVYDTHYMKINDDPETTETYETENDIAELFKKHVDLDKEAEDILSIIKNTYLTAKVENNEEAKQTLYEHLDVKVRLDDASYWLMNGNWYKVGRSFIDELNKHFVNKVTTNFDHEFKLNKVHTWPDKESEGDYNFCHNEIASIFVLDKILYRNIEICDLLYVEDDAIYFIHVKDGLSGDVRVLVNQIEDAMRVLQDGLEYDIDTLKEFYESIVQKIKSDNESQTQQSRAAQKFISHFQCS from the coding sequence ATGAGTGCCAGCCATTTTACCATTTATAGGTTGTATGGTGGTGGAAATTGGCAGAGTATTATTAATGATTTCAATGAAGGCAAAGATGAAGAAGAACATCTCTTTATCCACACTAATCGAGAATACAGGTTCCGTAACATATCGGCTTACAGCTTATATACTAGCGTGGCAAAAACCTCTCCTAATTGGGGTGCAACTTTATCAGAACTGGTGAACGATTTAGGAGAAATTGAAAACATAAGGCAATCGTTTGTTTTGTTTCTGAAAGTAGGCGATGAAAGTTTCGCAGCAACGGGGGGCAATGGCTATCAAGTGCTTGAAGGCGTTAAAGACTATAATTTTGGCTTAGAGTTGCTATCGCGTCTAATAAGCCAAAATGATGACGTGATTAAGAGAGTGAACGACAGATATTTCACAGGAAACATTTTAGGCGGTAATTATCAATATAACCGAAGAGTAACGATAAACACAGAAGCGGATTTCAATAATTTTTTTAATGAGATTTATGTGGCATTGCCGAGTGATAAAATTACGAAAAAGTTAGGAATCAACATAACTACCAAGAAAAAAGATTATAGGTTTCTCGCGAAGGATTCAATACAACTCGGTAAGGCCATGACGCTGAAAGAGCTTGATAGCATGTTAGGCTCGGTTTTAGGTCTATTAAAAGCACAAGGATATGATATCAACCCTTTTTATAGATTGAATGATAAAGATCATACAACAGATGAATTGGATATGAGGTTGGTACAAGGATTTACTGATTATTTGAGTGGGGAAAATTTCAATGTGGACTTTTCTATTATCCCTTTTTACGAAGTGTATGATACACACTACATGAAAATAAATGACGATCCCGAAACCACAGAAACTTATGAAACAGAAAATGATATTGCAGAGCTGTTCAAGAAGCATGTAGATTTGGATAAGGAAGCGGAAGATATTCTGTCAATCATAAAAAACACCTATTTAACAGCAAAAGTTGAAAATAATGAAGAGGCTAAGCAAACTTTATATGAACACTTAGATGTAAAGGTAAGGTTAGACGATGCTTCATACTGGCTCATGAATGGAAATTGGTATAAAGTGGGTCGATCATTCATTGATGAACTCAATAAACATTTTGTAAATAAAGTAACAACAAATTTTGATCATGAGTTTAAATTAAACAAAGTACATACATGGCCGGACAAAGAAAGTGAAGGAGATTATAACTTTTGTCATAATGAAATCGCATCTATTTTTGTCCTAGACAAGATTCTATACCGTAATATAGAAATATGTGATTTACTATATGTTGAAGACGATGCAATATACTTTATACATGTTAAGGATGGCTTGTCTGGAGATGTTAGAGTATTGGTAAACCAAATTGAAGATGCCATGAGAGTACTGCAAGACGGGTTAGAGTATGACATAGATACACTTAAAGAATTTTATGAAAGCATTGTTCAAAAAATCAAAAGTGATAACGAATCTCAAACGCAACAATCACGAGCAGCCCAAAAATTCATTAGCCATTTTCAGTGTTCATAG
- the istA gene encoding IS21 family transposase, producing the protein MMEKQKIIKSYLEGVSQRKIAEQTGKSRNTVKSYIDDYEKSRKEDVRDLPIAENIVKAPAYKKRIGKKRVLTDDIKRILRGYIKENEWKRNHYMAKQQMKMIDMHEALLDAGHAISYTTVRNFVNKEVAKSREVFIRRNCVPGYEAEFDWGEIKLEIDGEIKSYSLAVFTLAHSNYRFAKIYQSESQVCVLDVHSEFIHHIGFIPKVFTYDNMRTVVKSFVGTEKTVTDSMINLSNYYQFKIRLCEPRKGNEKGHVERSVEFIRRKAFSAIYSFTSLQEAEDHLSCTLKKINERYHHEHQVKHITLLEDEKKVARPAVMAPFDSAELVECQVNKYSTVMIKQNHYSVPEGHVGKYIKAKAGATYIKLFIDGELVAEHQRKWGVHEWQMNIYHYLSTFQKKKGAISQSECLRQAPTQIKDIYNNYYIGKEKEFIELLLYVKENNNLKRVLEAVEELSAIRFDLVTTDSILFICGQSTSTTKAFSGGDETMNQSVSNMEAYADMFNQVG; encoded by the coding sequence TTGATGGAAAAACAAAAAATAATAAAATCATACTTGGAAGGAGTAAGTCAGAGAAAGATTGCCGAACAAACGGGAAAATCTAGAAATACGGTGAAAAGTTACATTGACGATTATGAGAAGAGCAGAAAGGAAGATGTAAGGGATCTTCCAATAGCTGAGAATATTGTAAAGGCGCCTGCATATAAAAAGCGGATTGGTAAAAAGAGAGTATTAACAGATGATATAAAGCGAATTTTGCGCGGCTATATAAAGGAAAATGAATGGAAGAGAAACCACTACATGGCCAAGCAGCAAATGAAAATGATAGATATGCATGAGGCGTTGTTGGATGCCGGACACGCCATTAGTTACACAACGGTGCGAAACTTTGTTAATAAAGAAGTGGCTAAATCAAGGGAGGTGTTTATCCGGCGGAATTGTGTACCTGGTTATGAGGCGGAATTTGATTGGGGCGAAATTAAGCTTGAGATTGATGGAGAAATCAAAAGTTATTCATTAGCAGTTTTCACATTAGCTCACAGCAATTATCGCTTCGCGAAGATTTATCAATCTGAGTCTCAGGTTTGTGTACTGGATGTTCATTCGGAGTTCATTCATCATATCGGTTTTATTCCTAAGGTCTTTACCTATGATAACATGCGGACCGTTGTAAAATCTTTTGTAGGGACAGAGAAAACGGTCACAGATAGCATGATTAATCTTTCCAATTACTATCAGTTTAAAATTCGTTTGTGTGAGCCACGGAAAGGCAATGAGAAAGGACATGTGGAACGGAGTGTAGAGTTTATACGGAGAAAAGCATTCTCAGCAATCTATTCATTTACGAGTTTACAAGAGGCGGAAGATCACCTCTCCTGTACACTTAAAAAGATCAATGAACGGTATCATCATGAACATCAAGTAAAGCATATAACGCTATTGGAAGATGAAAAGAAAGTCGCAAGACCTGCTGTTATGGCACCATTTGATAGCGCGGAGTTGGTTGAATGTCAGGTGAATAAATATAGCACAGTGATGATTAAGCAAAATCATTATTCTGTGCCGGAGGGGCACGTTGGGAAATACATCAAGGCAAAGGCCGGTGCCACGTATATTAAGTTGTTTATTGATGGAGAGCTTGTAGCTGAGCATCAACGAAAATGGGGTGTGCATGAATGGCAAATGAATATTTATCACTATCTGAGTACCTTCCAAAAGAAAAAAGGTGCCATATCCCAAAGTGAATGTTTGAGACAGGCACCAACCCAAATAAAAGATATCTACAACAATTATTATATAGGAAAAGAGAAAGAATTCATAGAGCTGCTTCTTTACGTGAAAGAAAACAATAATCTGAAACGGGTCCTTGAAGCCGTAGAAGAACTAAGTGCCATCCGATTTGATCTCGTCACGACGGACAGCATCCTGTTTATTTGCGGACAATCCACGTCTACGACCAAAGCGTTCTCCGGTGGAGATGAAACCATGAATCAGTCTGTGAGCAACATGGAGGCATACGCAGACATGTTTAATCAAGTCGGATAA
- a CDS encoding helix-turn-helix domain-containing protein: MKGLGQRLASLRDSSDYSQKELSALIGYSHNVYGTYEREASTPSVETIEKLADIFHVSTDYLIRGKDYNPNENLPTDMLNLLRLSKLYRKHGFENHAILDYKAWSGLSYKDLQLMDDLFKSVLKSK, translated from the coding sequence ATGAAAGGACTGGGGCAGCGCTTGGCGAGCCTTCGCGACAGCTCCGATTATTCGCAAAAAGAACTTAGTGCGCTCATCGGTTACTCACATAATGTGTATGGTACATATGAACGGGAAGCGAGTACGCCTTCTGTGGAGACGATCGAGAAGCTTGCGGATATATTTCATGTATCGACGGACTATTTGATCCGCGGCAAAGATTATAATCCAAACGAGAATCTGCCAACCGACATGTTGAATCTCTTACGTCTGTCGAAATTATACAGGAAGCACGGCTTCGAAAACCATGCCATTTTAGACTATAAAGCCTGGTCTGGATTATCTTATAAGGACCTGCAACTTATGGACGACTTATTTAAAAGTGTGCTGAAGTCAAAATAA
- a CDS encoding sigma-70 family RNA polymerase sigma factor → MTRTFTFEEIYEQNKRRIHYQIHKLNIHDPHQEYFQEGLCAMWQAYETHNPNKGPMSTYFNYTIRNRLIDQLRKQNRDHHYQETHLQSAKLHHQQQIFSSVTPLTDLMSDDPAFCTQLKSHLTENQWKWFYHAIIQEQPYQDIAIQENTTVAAVKSWGQQARKKLYTSELKTTIMNDLSS, encoded by the coding sequence ATGACAAGAACGTTTACATTTGAAGAAATTTACGAGCAAAACAAACGCCGCATTCATTATCAGATCCACAAGCTCAACATTCATGACCCACATCAGGAATACTTTCAGGAGGGACTATGTGCCATGTGGCAGGCCTACGAAACACACAATCCGAATAAAGGGCCGATGTCCACTTACTTCAATTACACGATCCGCAACCGCCTCATTGATCAGCTTCGCAAACAGAATCGTGACCATCACTATCAGGAAACACATTTGCAATCAGCCAAGCTTCACCACCAGCAGCAGATCTTCAGCTCAGTCACACCACTCACAGACCTCATGTCAGACGATCCTGCCTTCTGTACGCAATTAAAATCCCATTTAACAGAAAATCAATGGAAATGGTTTTATCATGCCATCATTCAAGAGCAGCCTTATCAAGACATTGCCATTCAGGAAAATACAACTGTCGCTGCTGTAAAAAGCTGGGGCCAACAAGCACGCAAGAAGCTATACACCTCCGAACTGAAAACAACTATTATGAATGACCTCAGCTCTTAA
- a CDS encoding aldehyde dehydrogenase family protein — translation MSLGVYFLLEWLNFQLRWWLTFKLPYTGTRLFLHDDIYDQFMEQLVKKVESLKIGDPADPNTQISCAISQKQGKRIMDYIDIGKQENAKLVTGGHKVDVEGNDYGYFIEPTIFEATNDMRISQEEIFGPVLSVIRWNDFDQMIQEANDTEYGLAAGVITTNLENAVKTANLLQAGNVWVNEYNNFQTGAPFGGYKNSGLGREYGKEALDMYTQSKMITLMNHLPPIGFAD, via the coding sequence ATTTCATTAGGGGTATATTTTCTATTAGAGTGGCTCAATTTTCAACTGCGATGGTGGCTCACTTTTAAGTTACCATATACAGGCACACGATTATTTTTACATGATGACATCTATGATCAGTTTATGGAGCAGCTGGTTAAAAAAGTTGAATCATTAAAAATAGGTGATCCAGCAGATCCAAATACGCAAATCAGCTGTGCAATTTCCCAGAAACAAGGTAAGCGTATTATGGATTATATTGATATCGGTAAGCAAGAGAATGCCAAACTAGTAACAGGCGGACATAAAGTAGATGTCGAGGGTAACGATTATGGTTATTTCATTGAACCGACCATATTTGAGGCAACAAACGATATGAGAATTTCACAGGAGGAAATTTTCGGCCCCGTTCTTTCCGTGATACGCTGGAACGATTTTGATCAAATGATTCAAGAAGCAAATGACACAGAATATGGCTTAGCCGCTGGGGTGATTACAACGAATCTGGAAAATGCAGTGAAAACAGCCAACCTTCTCCAAGCGGGTAATGTCTGGGTCAATGAATACAATAATTTCCAAACAGGCGCTCCTTTTGGCGGCTATAAAAACAGTGGACTCGGCCGTGAATATGGCAAAGAGGCCTTGGATATGTACACTCA
- a CDS encoding aldehyde dehydrogenase family protein, with protein MANLDVKLDEKYDLFINGNLQKASNDYFEVLNPANGNVLTKMGRASSDDVDKAVRAAREAFSEWSHTSIEERSQYLHKVADALEENKERLSKIDCLDTGRPIAEFESNYGDYNIAIAQFRYFASAILNFEGMSRPLNDGQLVVQREPFGVCGQIIPWNVPMVILSYKVAPAIAAGNTVVLKPAEDASISTMEFAKLLQDILPAGVVNFVTGFGDEAGQAILDHPDIDKLAFTGSTGVGRKVGKTAGEKLIPATLELGGKSPHIVFPDVDDIERAVETVAFGFYFYNGQGCLNGTCISQVKSEPFRNLILSHFVSTHFDPSFCFLHSVRRPYHVYDMRFMCKTIG; from the coding sequence TTGGCTAATCTTGATGTTAAACTAGACGAAAAATATGACCTATTTATCAACGGAAATCTTCAAAAGGCATCCAACGACTATTTTGAAGTCCTTAACCCTGCAAATGGAAATGTTTTGACCAAGATGGGACGTGCTTCTTCTGATGATGTCGACAAAGCGGTTCGTGCTGCTAGGGAAGCTTTCTCAGAATGGTCTCATACATCGATAGAAGAACGCTCACAGTATTTGCACAAGGTTGCCGATGCGCTTGAAGAGAATAAAGAACGTTTATCTAAAATAGATTGTCTGGACACCGGCAGACCAATTGCTGAATTCGAATCCAATTATGGTGATTATAATATTGCGATTGCTCAGTTCAGATATTTCGCCTCAGCCATACTGAATTTTGAAGGGATGTCCCGTCCTTTAAATGATGGGCAGTTAGTTGTGCAGAGGGAGCCTTTTGGCGTGTGTGGACAAATTATTCCGTGGAATGTGCCGATGGTGATTTTGTCTTATAAAGTGGCACCAGCGATTGCTGCTGGAAACACGGTGGTTTTAAAACCGGCTGAAGATGCAAGTATCTCGACTATGGAATTCGCTAAATTGTTACAAGACATACTTCCTGCAGGTGTTGTTAATTTTGTCACTGGCTTTGGGGATGAAGCAGGACAAGCCATCTTGGACCACCCGGACATCGATAAACTTGCTTTCACAGGAAGTACAGGTGTGGGGCGTAAAGTAGGAAAAACGGCAGGTGAAAAGTTAATACCAGCCACGCTTGAGCTTGGCGGTAAAAGTCCGCACATTGTCTTCCCGGATGTGGATGACATCGAGCGTGCCGTTGAGACAGTTGCATTCGGATTTTATTTCTACAACGGCCAGGGTTGTTTAAATGGCACATGTATTTCGCAAGTGAAAAGTGAGCCATTTCGCAATTTAATTTTGAGCCACTTTGTTTCCACTCATTTTGATCCAAGCTTCTGTTTCCTTCATTCGGTAAGAAGGCCCTATCATGTTTACGACATGAGATTTATGTGTAAGACGATCGGTTAA
- a CDS encoding DnaD domain-containing protein, producing the protein MVSQQQAFTDIADAPESVPNSEKAMANSTEQAPTVRTTHANQNDDIISNHKPTHTEDHKMDHTTGPLFKQDDTQDKQTHTITPADQHDHQAGQFYKAHFGMPTQSILTDIATWITDTNDELVAHAMKLALERGKPSWAYVKGILKAWARKNIMTIADAKQEAIAYSTKHQPQKPRSYFSPSSFRQEVIPDWFNEQKKQGKARESTKADQHIINPQHTRAELRRMLDEFN; encoded by the coding sequence ATGGTATCGCAGCAGCAGGCGTTTACAGACATAGCAGACGCACCTGAATCCGTACCCAACTCTGAAAAAGCCATGGCTAACAGCACGGAACAAGCACCTACTGTCAGAACCACCCACGCAAATCAAAACGACGACATCATATCGAATCACAAACCAACCCACACAGAAGACCACAAAATGGACCACACGACGGGCCCATTATTTAAACAAGACGATACACAAGACAAACAAACCCATACAATCACACCTGCAGATCAACACGACCATCAAGCCGGCCAATTCTACAAGGCTCATTTCGGTATGCCCACCCAAAGCATCCTAACCGACATTGCAACATGGATTACCGATACAAACGACGAGCTCGTCGCCCATGCTATGAAACTTGCATTAGAGCGTGGCAAACCGAGCTGGGCGTATGTAAAAGGCATCCTGAAAGCCTGGGCAAGGAAAAATATCATGACGATTGCAGATGCTAAACAAGAAGCCATAGCTTATTCGACTAAACACCAGCCACAAAAGCCGCGCTCTTATTTTTCTCCTTCTTCCTTCCGACAAGAGGTGATCCCGGACTGGTTTAATGAGCAGAAAAAACAAGGCAAGGCAAGAGAGTCGACTAAAGCAGACCAGCATATCATTAATCCGCAGCATACACGTGCGGAACTTCGGCGAATGCTGGATGAGTTTAATTAG
- the istB gene encoding IS21-like element helper ATPase IstB, whose amino-acid sequence MDKQQRIIDLCKDLRLPSIRKIVQNEALEQPAQAFEVLLQVLEQEKADRQVRAKQNRIRTANFPQKKLLEELRVEELPEQASQKLPHLKTLDFIEEGQNVILTGSSGTGKTHIAIGLGMEACLAGYRVFYATVPSLINQLKEHRSERTLRSFELKFGKYDVVILDELGYISFDKEGAELLFSHLSLRAGRKSTIITSNLPFTKWQDMFHDPVLTAALTDRLTHKSHVVNMIGPSYRMKETEAWIKMSGNKVAQN is encoded by the coding sequence ATGGATAAACAACAACGAATTATTGATCTATGTAAAGATTTGCGCTTACCAAGCATACGAAAAATCGTTCAGAATGAAGCTTTGGAACAACCAGCTCAAGCATTTGAAGTGTTACTTCAAGTGCTTGAACAAGAAAAAGCCGACCGGCAGGTGCGGGCAAAGCAAAATCGTATCCGTACGGCTAATTTCCCACAGAAGAAGCTATTGGAGGAATTGAGAGTAGAAGAATTACCGGAACAAGCCAGTCAAAAATTACCTCATTTAAAAACACTGGATTTCATAGAGGAAGGGCAAAATGTCATTCTGACAGGTTCATCGGGCACGGGGAAGACCCATATTGCGATTGGGCTTGGAATGGAAGCATGCTTGGCAGGATACCGGGTATTCTACGCTACGGTCCCTTCCTTGATAAACCAGCTAAAGGAACATCGTTCAGAAAGAACCTTGCGCTCATTTGAGTTGAAGTTTGGGAAATATGACGTTGTTATCCTGGATGAATTAGGTTACATTTCTTTCGACAAGGAAGGTGCGGAGTTACTGTTTTCTCACCTCTCGCTACGGGCAGGTAGGAAATCAACAATTATCACCAGCAACCTGCCATTTACGAAATGGCAAGACATGTTTCATGACCCGGTATTGACGGCTGCGTTAACCGATCGTCTTACACATAAATCTCATGTCGTAAACATGATAGGGCCTTCTTACCGAATGAAGGAAACAGAAGCTTGGATCAAAATGAGTGGAAACAAAGTGGCTCAAAATTAA
- a CDS encoding ABC transporter ATP-binding protein, whose product MSETNTKNARPDDEVLLEVKNLKKHFEVSKGFIKKEISTVRAVDGVNFKVYKGETLGIVGESGSGKSTTGLLTLGLLAPTEGEIYFGNSEISKLNTKNLRAMRKNLQVIFQDPYSSLNPRMTVEHIIGEPLVVHNLASGKELRKKVLELMNLVGLQEHQMKRYPHEFSGGQRQRIGIARALALEPQVIVCDEAVSSLDVSIQAQILNLLKKLQREMELTYIFIAHGLPAIRHISNRIGVMYLGRMVELADRDAIFEKPLHPYTYALLDSVPIPDPKLRKESQVIEGEIPNPSDPPSGCHFHPRCPFANEVCKNKAPEYREIYDGHYVACHYPLVDYETQVIPVEREKSL is encoded by the coding sequence ATGTCAGAAACCAATACGAAGAATGCGAGACCAGATGACGAAGTTCTCTTAGAAGTAAAGAATTTAAAAAAACACTTTGAAGTTTCCAAGGGTTTTATAAAAAAAGAAATATCTACTGTACGTGCTGTTGATGGTGTTAATTTTAAAGTATATAAAGGAGAGACATTGGGGATTGTGGGTGAAAGTGGCAGCGGCAAATCAACTACAGGACTGTTAACACTTGGCCTATTAGCTCCTACAGAAGGTGAGATTTACTTTGGTAATAGTGAGATATCAAAACTCAATACAAAAAATTTAAGAGCGATGAGGAAGAACTTACAAGTAATATTTCAAGATCCCTATTCTTCTTTAAATCCTAGGATGACTGTAGAACACATTATAGGAGAGCCGTTAGTTGTCCATAACTTAGCATCTGGAAAAGAACTTAGAAAAAAAGTTCTTGAGCTTATGAATTTAGTCGGGCTCCAGGAACATCAAATGAAAAGGTACCCTCACGAATTTAGTGGTGGTCAACGTCAGCGCATAGGAATCGCAAGAGCACTTGCACTTGAACCACAAGTCATTGTTTGTGATGAAGCTGTTTCATCATTAGACGTTTCAATACAAGCACAGATACTAAACCTTTTGAAAAAGCTACAAAGAGAAATGGAGTTAACATATATTTTTATAGCTCATGGTTTGCCCGCTATCCGTCATATAAGCAATAGGATTGGCGTTATGTATTTAGGAAGGATGGTAGAGTTAGCGGATAGGGATGCAATATTTGAGAAACCACTTCATCCTTATACTTATGCACTATTGGATTCTGTGCCTATACCAGATCCAAAGTTACGAAAGGAAAGCCAAGTAATAGAAGGAGAAATACCAAATCCCAGCGATCCACCTTCAGGGTGTCATTTCCATCCTAGGTGCCCATTTGCAAATGAAGTTTGTAAAAACAAAGCACCGGAATATAGGGAAATATATGATGGCCATTATGTTGCTTGTCATTATCCGTTAGTCGATTATGAAACTCAGGTTATTCCGGTTGAAAGAGAAAAATCACTTTAA
- a CDS encoding nucleotidyl transferase AbiEii/AbiGii toxin family protein has protein sequence MKSSTQIKALIRNLAKEKEINAQILLRNYMLERLLERISRSEHKENFILKGGMLVAALVGVDMRSTIDMDATIKSFPVDMESIEAVFRVILGVPLDDGVKMTLKRIEEIRDEDQYSGYRVSIEAVMDDAKIPIRVDITTGDEITPKEVIYTFDLLLEHRSIDILAYNIETVIAEKFETILTRGITNTRMRDFYDIYILVKLQGHRIENDVLGEAVRKTAEKRGSVSTLFSGQAILDEVRFDDGLQRHWLNYQGKYRYADDISWEDINGALIRLWNVILENLES, from the coding sequence ATGAAGAGTTCAACTCAAATAAAAGCCTTAATAAGAAATCTTGCAAAAGAAAAGGAAATAAATGCACAAATACTATTGAGGAACTATATGTTGGAGAGACTTCTAGAAAGAATCTCCAGATCAGAGCATAAAGAAAATTTCATTTTAAAGGGTGGCATGTTGGTAGCTGCCCTAGTTGGTGTAGATATGCGTTCAACAATAGACATGGATGCAACGATTAAATCTTTTCCTGTTGATATGGAATCGATTGAAGCTGTATTTAGGGTAATTCTAGGCGTGCCATTAGATGACGGAGTGAAAATGACACTAAAACGAATAGAGGAGATAAGGGATGAGGACCAGTACAGCGGTTACCGAGTGTCAATTGAAGCTGTTATGGACGATGCGAAAATTCCTATAAGAGTTGATATTACCACTGGAGATGAAATCACACCAAAGGAAGTTATTTATACATTTGATTTATTACTTGAGCACAGAAGTATTGATATCCTAGCATATAACATTGAAACGGTTATTGCTGAAAAATTTGAAACTATATTAACAAGAGGCATTACTAATACAAGAATGAGAGACTTTTACGATATCTACATTCTTGTTAAGTTACAAGGGCACCGAATCGAGAATGATGTCTTGGGTGAAGCGGTTAGAAAGACTGCAGAAAAAAGAGGGTCTGTTTCTACTTTGTTTAGTGGACAAGCTATTCTCGATGAGGTTAGATTTGATGATGGCCTACAACGGCACTGGTTAAATTATCAAGGTAAATATCGTTATGCTGATGATATTTCCTGGGAAGATATAAATGGTGCACTTATTAGGTTATGGAATGTAATTTTGGAAAACCTGGAAAGTTAG
- a CDS encoding ABC transporter ATP-binding protein, whose protein sequence is MAKQLLDIQDLKVRFKTDDGYVSTVNGVTFRIHEGETLAIVGESGSGKSVTSLALLGILPPNGEVYDGDMTFEDKKLRKISKKEYRKLRGNEISMIFQEPMTALNPVFTIGFQLREALMLHFNLSKEAANKKGIEMLDHVGISDSERIMSRFPHNLSGGMRQRVMIAMALSCNPKLLIADEPTTALDVTIQSQILKLMKDLKKESNTSILFITHDLGVVAEMADRVVVMYAGEVVEEAPVHELFENPKHPYTKGLMSSMPKVHEVVDDLFSIEGTVPNPSEMPTGCKFHPRCPLADDECKLVHPELEFISENHAKRCIKV, encoded by the coding sequence ATGGCGAAGCAACTTTTAGATATTCAGGATTTAAAAGTTCGTTTTAAAACAGATGACGGATATGTATCAACTGTTAATGGTGTCACGTTTCGCATACACGAAGGGGAAACGTTGGCTATAGTAGGGGAATCTGGCAGTGGGAAAAGTGTGACTTCTTTAGCTTTGTTAGGAATTTTGCCCCCTAATGGGGAAGTGTATGATGGAGATATGACTTTTGAAGATAAAAAATTACGTAAGATTAGTAAAAAGGAATATAGAAAGTTACGAGGCAATGAAATATCAATGATATTTCAAGAGCCGATGACTGCATTAAATCCAGTCTTTACAATAGGTTTTCAGTTAAGAGAAGCACTGATGTTACATTTTAATTTATCCAAAGAGGCAGCAAACAAAAAAGGGATAGAGATGCTTGACCACGTAGGTATTTCTGATTCTGAGAGAATTATGAGTCGCTTTCCTCATAATTTATCGGGGGGGATGCGTCAACGAGTGATGATTGCTATGGCATTATCGTGTAATCCCAAATTGTTAATAGCGGATGAACCGACAACTGCGTTGGATGTAACTATCCAATCACAAATATTGAAGCTCATGAAAGATCTTAAAAAAGAATCAAATACCAGTATACTCTTTATCACACATGATTTGGGAGTAGTAGCTGAAATGGCTGACCGAGTTGTAGTTATGTATGCTGGTGAAGTAGTAGAAGAAGCACCAGTGCATGAATTGTTTGAAAATCCAAAACACCCTTATACAAAAGGTTTAATGTCATCTATGCCTAAAGTTCACGAGGTAGTAGATGATTTATTCTCAATTGAAGGTACCGTGCCTAATCCTTCTGAAATGCCTACAGGATGTAAGTTTCACCCAAGATGTCCTTTAGCTGACGATGAATGTAAACTTGTTCATCCGGAATTAGAATTTATAAGTGAAAATCATGCGAAGAGATGCATTAAAGTTTAG